The sequence GCTGACCCTATTGGTGGGATTTCTCAGCACCTACCGAATCCTTGGCCACCCCCCCTTAGCGGTGCTTCGCCAAGAATGACGCTGATACCCGTAATCATCGTGGCAGTCGACATTATATGTATGATGACATGGGTTCAGGCAGCCACACATCAATGATGCGCCTGATCCGCCTCTCTTCGCCTCGATGAAGGCGCGTGAATCGCAAGCCGACCTTACCATCCCCTCCTGAAGAGCGAACCACCGCCTCCGCAATCGTAATCGGAAGCGAATCGTTGGAATACTGAAATTCCAGTTCCAGGCGTGAGCCGAGGATGACCAGAGCGGTGGTACGGATCCGGCATCCACGAATCGAAAGATTTTCTATCACGCCTTCCTGCCCCAGTCGTGGCGAACCTGGAATCCGGTGTGGTCGAAACCACACTGGAAAGGATACATCCACGCGATCGAAGCTTCTCCGCGGATTGAGTGTTCGGCAGCCCAGAAACTTTCGAAAGCGGTCAGCGCACAACTGACAGCGGAACGGATAAATGGTCAATCCGCCGAGCAGGGCATCAGAAAACCCTTTTCTTGACGCCAGGCGAACCTTTGCCGCGTGACAAGTCGGACAAGTGATATTGGATGTGGTGCGTCCCATTGAATACCGGCTAGTTGAGAATTTTATCGAGCGCAAAAGTTCGGAGCAACCGAGGGAATATGCGTAGGATGCGGACAGGATTTCTGTCTAAGAAAAGGCGAACGAGAAAAACAGGAGCACGGCTCGCAATGGTGAGGCAGGGTTTTCACCGGGTCCCCGCTGGTGACAATTAGATCACTGGAGTCACGGATGAACGATCAAGGCCAGATGCACACTTTCTGCCGCCAGCATCTTTCGCGAAAACTCGAGGGATGCCAAGATATCATCTCGCTCCAAGTCAGGGAATTCCGCTAAGACTTGCTCGACAGAATCCCCACCGGCCAGATACTCGACGATACTCTCTACGGGATAGCGCAGGCCACGAATACACGGCTTCCCATGACAGATTTTCGGGTCTACGGTGATACGGGACAGTAATTTGTCGGACGACATGCCACCATTCTACAGCCGCTGCTCAAGGATGCCAAGGCAATGTTATACGCGTACTATAGGGAGCAGAACCGCCTTCAGTTACAGTTAATCCTTCTGTTGTACGTGTTAAATTGTTCTCTGACCATAATTTTTCCAGAAGAAGACTTGGCCCTAATTTGTCATGCCACGCTAGGGGGTGACGGTGATAGACACGAAGTTCGATCCACTGGCACTTTCCACGGTGTTGTTGCCCGTCCTGGCATAGCTCCTGGCTTTGTATATCGCAGTCGTACCGTTTTGCGGAAATACTTGAATCGGCCCGGTGTACCGTATCGAGTGCGGTCCGAATGGATAGGGTTCATCTGGTCCGAGCAGGGCCGGATCGATGACCGTGATCCAGGTCGTGGTGTTATCCAGACCCGGTGGCGGTGTTACCTCCAACAATGTTCCCTGCGGCCAGGTCGAAAACATCGCCAAAGAAAACGTCGGTGGCGGCACGGTGCCATCGATCACCGAGTACGCGGCGGTGACCGGTGCACTGTGCGGGCGCTCGCCCGGCTGGCACAGTTGCTCATCGGGCGTCGGCGCGGTCGGTTTACACAAACCGCGCATGTAACTGCGCGCGGTCAGGATGATCCCGGACTGGTTCATCGTGAACGCATCCCCGGTGAGCTCGTTGCTGAGAATGGAACCCACTCCGCCGTCGGAATAGCCGTAACCATCAATATCCGGAATCTGCCCATTGGTGGTAAACAGCACTGTGGTGTCTTCCAGCGTCCGCTCGCCGGTCGGCAAGATCTTGATAGTTTTCCCTGGCGCCAACGGCGCGGCACCATTGAAGAACAGCGTCACCGGGTCGCTGACGATGGGAGCCCAGCTCGGGATCGGCCGGCCGTTCGGCGGGTGCAGCACGCTGCGCGCTTTCAGCAGCTGATTGCTCTGCAGAAACAGCGTTGCATTCGGATCGACCAGGAAGCCGTTGCCACCTTCGCTTGTGGGGCGGCCTTGGGGATCGGGTTCGCTGCCGTCCGCAGTCCAGAGAATGCGGGCGAATTCTGGATTTAGGCCGCGACCGACATCGAGCCGTACTTCATAGGTACCGAGATCGGCGTTCGGGGGTGGGTCGAAGCGGGGTGGGGGGAAAGCCCCCGATCCGACCGGCGGGCTACCAGGGCAGAGCATGCACTGGAACACGGGTGTTGCGAGCCGGCTCGCCAGGAAGGCGACCGCCGCCTCCAGGTTAGGTAGCGGGCCGATTCGGCCATTCTGAAGATTTGGTTGTGCGCTGCCTGTAGCCTGTAACAGGAAGCGCAATTCGTCGGCCGTTCCGGTGCGGCCATACTGGTTCTTGAAATGGCCCTGGATCGAGGCAACGGCACCGCCGACCATAGCGGTCGCGCTCGACGTTCCGCTGTAAAGAGTATACAAGGCCGGAGTACCATCCGCGTCGAACAAGTCTCCGTATCCCGGGGCGACGACTCCGAGCCCCCAGCCCTGTAGGTCAAGCCGGGATCCGAAATTGGAGAAATACGTCCGAAGACCGCCTTCCGGTTTGGTTCCACGCGTCGAGACGCCGTTTGGCCAGCCGGCGCCGACCAGGATCGCGCCTGACTCGCGGCCCGCGATGAACGGTTGGTGGGTATGTGGCGAGGAGTAACTGGGGTCATCCAGATTCTGCACACCGTTGCCAGCAGCTTCAACGACGACCTGGCCCATGGCCGTCAGGGTGCGGATGACATCGTAGACTGCGCGGTTCCATTCGGCGGGCACCAAGCCGAATTGATCCTCGTCGCCAGCCGGTGCGGTTCGAAACGGCCCTGCGATTTGTTGCTCGACGACGATCACGTCTCCCACATTGCTTGCCCCCAACAGCAACGCGTTTCCGATATTCACCTGCGCAGGGCTTCCTGCGCCGCCAACAGCGCTGAAACGCAAGTTTGCGTCGGGAGCGATTCCAGTCGTTCCTACGCCGTCGTCGCGCGAACCGATCACGCCCAGGGAAGCCGTTCCGTGCGCCGAGAATTTACCCGGCAGTTGGGGAGCGCCCAAGCCAAGATCCTCGACTCGGTCAGCCAACTCGTTATGGCTTTTTATGAAGTCGTACTCGACGTCCGTGACGGTAACGTTCGTGCCACGGCCTCCAGGCACACTCCAGACCGTCACGATACCGATTCCGCCGTCACCCGGATTATCCAGATATCTCTGATAGAAGCCGGTTGGGTTGGTAAGGTTTGTGAAGTCGGGGATCACCGGCGGCGTCTGTAGGTACGGCATTTCCGCCGCGAATTCTATCTCGCCCATCTGCGGCCCGTTGAGAGCCGCTAAGATTTGTTTGACCGCGTTGCGTGGCACGCAGATCGAGAAGTAATTGTTCAGGTCTGGAAATTGTTTCTTACTCGACTTGCTCGCTTGATTTCTAAGCTTGTCGATCTCGCGGACGCTGAGAACGTTGAACAGCCTATTCCAGCGTGGTGCCACGACGTTGTCCAGCAGTGTCTGGGTCGTCTGCGAGAAGGCCCGGCCGTTGGTGACCGCCGGTTTGCCTTCCTTCAGCCGTACGCGCCGCAGGTCTTTGAATTTCACCTCAATGGTGGTGCACCGCCCGGTTCCGGCCGCCTGTGCTCGAATCCCATTCATTTTGGTTGGAACGAGTTGACTGCCGCGAACGCCACTTGGTGGCTCTGCCGCTTGGCCGAAGGAAAGCGAGATACAAACGAATAGAGTTGCAGCAATGATCCCGTTGAGTAGAGACGGAGGTCTTGCCTGCTCCGATCCATTGGAGAGCGTTTGGGGTGCTCGTCTCTCTGATCGATCGCGGCGCGATTTGTAGTCCCGGAGATCGGGCTGGGGATTACCGTGAGCGTCGAAACTTACTGAGTAGTCGGACATCAGGCAGAGTGGCCTATGCCAAGTCATGATTGACCGCGCCGGTGCGGTAGGGCTTTGTCCCCCAACTAACGATCCCTGGAGTCTGACCTTGTATCATGCATCATTAATTCTTCTCAACTCGCACTGCAACTAATACTCAAATCATGCAAACGCCAAGGCCTGCCTATTTCCGATGTAGAGGAACAGGTTATGCCATTTTTGTCGGATACAGTCACGAGACCCACTCCACTACATCGTTGTGCGAATACAGATTCAGGATTGCATCGTGTTGGTGAGCGTGCCCTGTATTGTTCGACCTTCCCGTTTTCGGAATGAGACGGCAATACGCAGCTGTTCTAGGTACTGATCCAGCGTTTTCCCGCCCAGATCAATCTTGCGTGAGGTAAAGAACGCCCGGACATCTTGCTCAAGCTCCGGTGTTGCCAGGCCGACAATTCCTCCACACATGCGCCGAAGACCTTGCTTCGGGAACAGCCGGTCCATCTGATCCCAGTTCGTCTTCACAAATTCCCAAGCCAGTTCACGGCCATGCACGCTAGTCATCGTGGCTGCGACGACGAAGGGAGCGTCTTGGGTACGAATTTCACCATTGAGTGTTCGGCTCAACGTTCGAGACAGCAAGGCTGGTGAACGAAACATGGTCAATGAAAAGAGATACCGTCGTTCTTCTTGAGGCGTGGCAGATCTACGATAGAGCTCCGAGAATTCCTCGTAACGGGCCTCGTCCCCGATATACGCAAGGATAGCCACGAGGGCAGGCACGATATTCGGATCTACGATGGAGGGGTCTTTACGATAGAGCTGATATCGTTCCACCGCCTGCTGTTGGACATCCGGGTCGTTCCCCTTCCTCCCGAGAGCAGCAAGGAGGTCTCCGCGCAATTGTCGCGTGAGATCCGATTCTCCCGACCGTGGCTCCCAGCCCAAATCCCTGACCGCCGGGGTGACGCGGTTACGAACCAGGGCTTGCAGGGAAGCCCGGTCGTCAGGCGCGATGATCCTGTTCAGAAAGGAAAAGGAGTCGAGTAGGACCGCCCAGACATTTTTATCTCGCTCACTTTTGAACCGTGTGGTCAGAGCAAGGTATTCAGCGAGTGGCATTAGTCCAGCGACTGTCGTGGCCCATGCATCGCTCGCGATATTGAACCGTTCAATTGGCGCCAGACGATCATGGTCTTGGTCGAGGAGTTGCTGGAGAAGGGTCCCGCGATGGTGGACGCGGTAAAATCCATATCCGCCTTCATTGACTAACAGGGCGGTTACTCCATCTGGTAGTGGGACCGCGGTTTCCTGCTCCGTCAGCAACAGTTGGCGCTGTTCGGTCCGCTCCCCGATCGTGAGACGAATTTGGATAGGGACCTGCCACAGCTCTTCTGATGATGCTTGTTTGAGATAGGTAAATCGCTGCTGTGACAGCTGCAGTGTTTGACCACGTATCTCTGCCGTAACCAAGGGAAAGCCAGGCTGAAAGATCCACCCGTTCATCAGTTCGGTGACAGGCTGACGGGCGACCGTCCCGAGGTCGATCCACAAATCGTTGGTATCGGCGTTGCCGTAGGCGTGGCGATGGAGATACGCCCGCACACCATCCCGAAACACGATCGGCCCGATGTGCTGCTCCAGCATCCGCAGGACGGAGGCCCCTTTTTCGTAGGTCAAGATATCGAACATGGCATCCGCATCCTTGGGTGCGTGAACGGGATACTCAATTGGCCTCGTACTCCACAGACCATCGACCGAAAGCGCCGCCGCGCGAGCCACGCTGAATGCGTCCCAGCGCTTCCACTCCGGTTTCCACGCGTCGACCGCCAGCATTTCCATAAAGGTTGCGAATGCTTCATTCAGCCAAAGCCCGTTCCACCAGGACATCGTGACCAAATCCCCGAACCACATGTGAGCATTCTCATGGGACACGACATCGGCAACTCGTCCGAGCTCGGCGTGGGTGCCTGCGCGTTGATCGACGAGCAGTGCCGTCTCACGGAACGTGATCGCCCCAAGATTTTCCATGGCGCCCGATGCGAAGTCGGGGATCGCCACAAGATCCAGCTTGTCACCGGGATACGGAATGCCGTAGTAGTCTTCGAAAAACTTCAGTGACGCAACAGCAATGTCCTGACCAAACGATGTAAGCTCCTGCTTTTCCGGCACGGTCCAAATTCGCAGCGGTGTCTTTCCAACGAAGATCGGCTTGGTTGGCTGCATCCGGCCGACCACGAACGCAACGAGATAGGTCGACATCTTGATCGTGTCAGCAAACCGCACCACCTTCTTGCTGTGCTCGACGGACTCAGAGACGACCGAGGTATTGGAGATCGCTGTAAACTGTGGATCGATCACGAGCGTCGTTGCAAAGACCGCTTTGAAATCAGGTTCGTCCCAACAGGGAAAGGCGCGGCGCGCATCTGTGGCTTCGAACTGCGTCGCCGCCAAAGTCTGCACCGTGCCCGATGCGTCCTTGTATGTACTGCGATAGAATCCTCGCAGCTGATCGTTGAGTTGTCCTTGGAATGCTAGGTGGAGCCGCCACTCACCCGGTATAACGGGCTGCCCGCACAAGAGTCGCGCGCGTTGGAGTGATGGTTCTAATTCCACGGCTGCCTCAATCTTCTTTCCGGTCGGTCCCTCCAACCCGGTAGATTCGATGAGGAGATCGGTCGCATTCAAGAGAATGGTCTGTGTCTCCTGTTTGATCGTCAGAGCAATGGTGACGTGGCCGGAGAATGTGGCTGCTGCGAGATCCGGTTCAAGCCTTATGTCGTACCGGGTAGGGAGGACGTGCCGAGGGAGTCGGTATGGGTCGTTGCTGCCAAGAAGCTCGTTGTCATTCATCTCATCACCTTTCGGTCGAAGCGCGGTGGCGGTGGTTTCGGATGGTTCTGATAAGGAGATTACGGCCTGGGTGAGTGGACAGAACAGCAGGAAACGAGTCTGCCTTGCCGCTGCTCGCAACAACTCTCGCCGATTGACTGAACCATCATTGCTGAGGGGCATGGAGGGTCTGAACACCCTGAGGCGTACCGACAAGCAAAATATTCGTCCGACCGACAAAGAGGCCGGTCTCCACGACTCCAGGAATCAAGTTGAGCGCTGTTTCCAGTTCACCCGGCTGACTGATGCGGTCGATATGGACATCGACGATCAGGTTCCCCGCCTCTGTTTTAAACGGGATCCCATTTCGCTCTCTGAGGAGTACACGGCTGTGGGTCAATGATTCAATCGCGCGGGCCGTGCTGCCCCAACCAAACGGGATCACCTCGATGGGGAGAGGGAAGGACCCACCGAGCACAGGAACTTGCTTGGTATGATCGACCATCACGATGAACCGCTTCGCCGACGCCGCCACAATCTTTTCCTTCAGGAGCGCTCCACCTCCGCCTTTAATGAGATTGAATCCTGGGTCCACCTGATCAGCCCCGTCGATAGCGACATCGATCTCCCAGCGATTTTCCGAATCGAGGATGGGAATCCCCATTTCTCTGGCAAGCGCGGCGGTTTCTTGGGAGGTCGGCACGCCTCGTAGTTTCATGCCGGCTCGGACTTGTTCGCCGAGTGCGATCACCAGATGTTTAGCAGTCGACCCGGTCCCGAGTCCGACGACCATGCCATCGCGTACAAATTCAATGGCCTTTAACGCCGCGGCTTTCTTGAAGCCATCAAGATCGTGGGACGTCATGGCGCGGGAGCGTGCGAGAGGGCCGCTGCCACTGAGGCGGCGCCCAGGAGAGCGGTTTGCGGGTTCATGATGACTTTCACAGGCATTTGACTCATCAATTTCTTGTAACGACCTTTATTCGTAAACGCTTTCATGAAGGTGCCATCTTGGAGTTTAGTAATGAGCTTCGGCGCGATGCCACCGCCCACATAGACCCCATCCATCGAGAGCGCCTTCAGAGCGAGGTTTCCGGCTTCAGCTCCATAAATCGACGCAAAGAGGTCGAGCGCTTGCTGGGCGATTTCGGCCTGACCCTGCAATCCTGCCTGAGCAATTTCCGCAGCTGGATTCCCGACCTTGATCTTTTCTGCAAGCCACGTCGGTTCGTTCTTTTTGGTGTCGCGGAGAAATTCATAAATGGCATGGAGGCCTGGGCCTGAGACAATGCGCTCGTAGCTCACATGGAGATATTGGCTGCGGAGATAGCGAAGCAATTCAATTTCTTGGTCGTTGTTTGGGGCAAAATCCGCATGGCCTCCTTCAGACGGCATCGGACGGTACGATTTGCCGTCCCAGAACAGGATGCCTTCGCCCAGCCCAGTGCCGGCGGCGATCAACGCCAGAGCCTGCCGCTTCTTTGGTGGATTGCCCGCATTGAGAACTTCCAACTCGTCGGAGCGCAACCACAGCACACCGTACGCGGTGGATTCTAGGTCGTTCAGTAACTGGACTCGTGGAATTTCGAACTGCTTCGCAATGACTCGTCCGTCGACGATCCAGGGCAGGTTCGTCGTTTGACAGCGATTGTCGATGACCGGTCCGGCGATGCCGAAGCAAGCTGCCGCGAGCTTCAGCGGTTCAGAGGGTCGACCGTCATCTTGTTGGCCTTTGTCTTCTTCCTCGGTCTCCAGTGATTCGACGGATCGAGGCGGTTGCGGCGGTGTGAGAAATTCTACAAGAATGTCTTCGAGCGAGGTGTAATCACCACTGTGAAAACTTTCCAGCCGAACAGGCTCCACTCGCTCGCTGGTCCACTCATAGAGTGCCAGG is a genomic window of Candidatus Nitrospira kreftii containing:
- a CDS encoding Ribose-5-phosphate isomerase A; this encodes MTSHDLDGFKKAAALKAIEFVRDGMVVGLGTGSTAKHLVIALGEQVRAGMKLRGVPTSQETAALAREMGIPILDSENRWEIDVAIDGADQVDPGFNLIKGGGGALLKEKIVAASAKRFIVMVDHTKQVPVLGGSFPLPIEVIPFGWGSTARAIESLTHSRVLLRERNGIPFKTEAGNLIVDVHIDRISQPGELETALNLIPGVVETGLFVGRTNILLVGTPQGVQTLHAPQQ
- a CDS encoding Glucokinase, translating into MILAGDIGGTKTNLALYEWTSERVEPVRLESFHSGDYTSLEDILVEFLTPPQPPRSVESLETEEEDKGQQDDGRPSEPLKLAAACFGIAGPVIDNRCQTTNLPWIVDGRVIAKQFEIPRVQLLNDLESTAYGVLWLRSDELEVLNAGNPPKKRQALALIAAGTGLGEGILFWDGKSYRPMPSEGGHADFAPNNDQEIELLRYLRSQYLHVSYERIVSGPGLHAIYEFLRDTKKNEPTWLAEKIKVGNPAAEIAQAGLQGQAEIAQQALDLFASIYGAEAGNLALKALSMDGVYVGGGIAPKLITKLQDGTFMKAFTNKGRYKKLMSQMPVKVIMNPQTALLGAASVAAALSHAPAP
- a CDS encoding hypothetical protein (conserved protein of unknown function), which encodes MGRTTSNITCPTCHAAKVRLASRKGFSDALLGGLTIYPFRCQLCADRFRKFLGCRTLNPRRSFDRVDVSFPVWFRPHRIPGSPRLGQEGVIENLSIRGCRIRTTALVILGSRLELEFQYSNDSLPITIAEAVVRSSGGDGKVGLRFTRLHRGEERRIRRIIDVWLPEPMSSYI
- a CDS encoding Aminopeptidase; this encodes MPLSNDGSVNRRELLRAAARQTRFLLFCPLTQAVISLSEPSETTATALRPKGDEMNDNELLGSNDPYRLPRHVLPTRYDIRLEPDLAAATFSGHVTIALTIKQETQTILLNATDLLIESTGLEGPTGKKIEAAVELEPSLQRARLLCGQPVIPGEWRLHLAFQGQLNDQLRGFYRSTYKDASGTVQTLAATQFEATDARRAFPCWDEPDFKAVFATTLVIDPQFTAISNTSVVSESVEHSKKVVRFADTIKMSTYLVAFVVGRMQPTKPIFVGKTPLRIWTVPEKQELTSFGQDIAVASLKFFEDYYGIPYPGDKLDLVAIPDFASGAMENLGAITFRETALLVDQRAGTHAELGRVADVVSHENAHMWFGDLVTMSWWNGLWLNEAFATFMEMLAVDAWKPEWKRWDAFSVARAAALSVDGLWSTRPIEYPVHAPKDADAMFDILTYEKGASVLRMLEQHIGPIVFRDGVRAYLHRHAYGNADTNDLWIDLGTVARQPVTELMNGWIFQPGFPLVTAEIRGQTLQLSQQRFTYLKQASSEELWQVPIQIRLTIGERTEQRQLLLTEQETAVPLPDGVTALLVNEGGYGFYRVHHRGTLLQQLLDQDHDRLAPIERFNIASDAWATTVAGLMPLAEYLALTTRFKSERDKNVWAVLLDSFSFLNRIIAPDDRASLQALVRNRVTPAVRDLGWEPRSGESDLTRQLRGDLLAALGRKGNDPDVQQQAVERYQLYRKDPSIVDPNIVPALVAILAYIGDEARYEEFSELYRRSATPQEERRYLFSLTMFRSPALLSRTLSRTLNGEIRTQDAPFVVAATMTSVHGRELAWEFVKTNWDQMDRLFPKQGLRRMCGGIVGLATPELEQDVRAFFTSRKIDLGGKTLDQYLEQLRIAVSFRKREGRTIQGTLTNTMQS
- a CDS encoding hypothetical protein (conserved protein of unknown function), which codes for MSSDKLLSRITVDPKICHGKPCIRGLRYPVESIVEYLAGGDSVEQVLAEFPDLERDDILASLEFSRKMLAAESVHLALIVHP